Within the Methanobrevibacter arboriphilus JCM 13429 = DSM 1125 genome, the region CTGCTTCTTTTGTATCAGTTGGAAATATAGCTCCACTTCCAATATAATCTGCTCCATACTTTTCAGCGGTCAATGCATCTGAAATTGTAGCTGCAGATACTCCCAATATTTTATCTTCTCCAACCAGTTTTCTAGCTATATTTGCAGGCATATCACTTTGGCCTATATGAACTCCATCTGCATCTATAGCTAATGCAATATCTATTCTATCATTTATTATTAGTGGAATATTATATCTGGAAGTTAAATTTTTAAGTTTTAAAGCTATATCATAAAATTTTCCAGTAGGAGTATCTTTTTCTCTCAACTGAACAATTGTAACTCCTCCTAAAATACCTTCTTCGACAATTTTTAAAAATTCTTCATCTTTTTTATTATTTCTGTCTGTAACAAGATACAATGAGTAGTTAGGCTTATTTGCATATTCGAGCTTATCCATTCTTTCCACCTATAACTAGCTAAATATTTTATAAATTTTTTAGTTCAGTATTTTATAGTTTTATATTATTTTATATAGTTTTATATAATTCATATAAGCTTTGTTCTAATTCATATAGCTTTATTCTAATTTATATAATCTTATTTTTTCTTCAATTGTTTGTTCATCTATCTTATACAAATAATCAACTAACTTTGATCTGAAAGTTCCAGTTCCAGAATTTTCTTTTTTAACTTCCTGACCTGCTATTTCACCAGCTATTCCCATAATTGTTGTACCTGCTAGTCCTCCAATAAAAGGGTCATTAACACCGCAAAATGCCCCAATAATCGAAGTTAACATACATCCACTTCCAGTTATTTTTGGCATTATTGGGTCTCCATTTTCACAAGCATAAGTAGTAGTTCCATTGGAAATTATGTCTATAGCTCCACTAGCTATAATAATAATATTTAATTTTTTTGCTAATGCTTTTACAATTGTTCCATTATCATTTAGATTTGCTTTTGTTATTTCATCATCTTCTGAAACATCTACTCCCTTACTCTTAGCTTTATTTAGTGATAATATTTCATCTAATTCTACTAATCTTGCTATAGCTTTTATTTCAGACATGTTTCCTCTAATAACACCTATTTTAGATTCATTAATCAATTTAAGAACAAGATTATTTCTAAGTTCAGTTACACCTACAGCCACAGGATCTAAAACAACAGGAGTATTAGTTTCCATTCCATGCTTACTTCCAATTATCATAGCTTCTATTTGGCTTTGACTCATTTTTCCTATATTTATAACTAATGTATCTGCTATTTCAACAAATTCTTCAACTTCTTCAGGATCATCTGCCATCATAGGTGATCCTCCAATAGCTAAAACAGCATTTGCACAATCATTAATTGTAACATAATTTGTTATACAATGTGTAAGTGGAATATTATTTTTTACATTCTCCAATGCTTGTATAATATCTTTTATAATTTTAGAATTAGCTTTAATCATTTTATCACATACTTATATTAAACCTATAATAATTTTATATCTATTCTAGCAATTTTATAGTCTATTCTAATAACATTATAGTATATCTAATTTTATAATATTTTAATAATTTTATAATATATTTTAATAATTTTGTAATATATTATAATATATTCTATTAAATTTCTTAACTATTGTTATTTTTCAATTATATTTTTTATATTCTTTATTAATAAATATTAATAATTTTTATATGTTTCATTTTTTATTGGATGTTTTTTGATATTCTTTAATCTTAATTCTATGATTATTGCTTCTAAATTTAGAACTAATATAATTTAATAAATTAATATTCTAACATTTAAAAATTACTAGAATATAATATAATAATATTTATATGCTTGTTTAATAAAATATTATCTTGATAATGCTTTTACAAGAACTACAAGTTTTACAAGTTTTAGTAATATATTATACTTGTATATTATAAATGCTTATTTTTACTATTTTAAAGAAATATTAAAATTATAAATTTAGAAAAGTATTTAAGCTAAAATAAACTAAAAGAGTGATGTTGCATTATTGAATGATGTAAACATGTGCCTCGGTAGCTCAGTCTGGTGGAGCGCGAGACTTGTAATCTCGTGGTCGCGGGTTCAATTCCCGTCCGGGGCTTTCAAAACTATTATCATACATGTTGGATTGAAATATATTGTCTTTTTAACTAGTATCTTATTTAAAGAATTTTTTTATCTGTGATATAATATGAAGGGATTTCTATAAATTCTTAAACTTTTATAAGCTATTATACTTTTATAGATTCTTAGATTTTTATTAATTCTTAGATTTTTGCAGATTCTTAGATTTTATAAATATTTCTTTCAATATTTATTGTAATAAACTTTAAAAAATTAAATATGTAAAATATTATTCTATAACTTGTTAAAATATGAAAAAGTATATATATGATTAAATTTAACATACTATAATGTGCTGGGTGATAGAGTTTTGATTTGTATAATTCAAACAAATTATCCTAACATAATGAATAGTTTAACTTAAGTAAATTTGGGACCATAGGGTAGCTTGGTCGATCCTTTGGGCTTTGGGAGCCTGAGACTCCGGTTCAAATCCGGGTGGTCCCATTATCAATGCCCGCCTTAGCTCAATTTGGCAGAGCGTTGGACTGTAGATCCAAATGTTGCTGGTTCAAGTCCGGCAGGCGGGATTTTATATTAAAGCATTAAAATTCAAATTAAATATAGAAATTCAAATTTAATACTAATTAATAATTAAGACAATTGCGTTATTTTATTTGAAATTTATATAAAACCATAAGCTTTATATATAAGTAATTTTATAACTATAATGTGTTGATTGTATTCATTAAAGATTATATTAATTTAATTTATTATAAATATATAAAATTTATAATGTATAATTAAATTCATGAATTAATTTTTAGTAATTATAATTGATTTTAATAAAATTTAGTTCTTTAACTTGTTATTATAGTTAAACATTTATATAGTATTAAATATTATATAATAATTAGTATAATAAATTTAAATCCTGCCCTGGTGGTGTAGGGGCTATCATGCGGGCCTGTCGAGCCCGCGACTCGGGTTCAAATCCCGGCCAGGGCGTTTAAATATATATTTAAAGTATTAAATTAAAATACGTTGTATATATTTAGTATATTTGAGATAGTATGTGGATAAATAATTATTGGTTCATTGTTACCAACTTTTAATTGCTACTAGTTTGATTTACTAGTTTAATTGTTATTAAATTATATTGCACATATTTGAGAAAGTATATTTAAATATAAATTGTTTGTATTCAATCAGGGCCCGTAGCTCAGTCTGGCAGAGCGCTTGGCTTTTAACCAAGCGGCCGCGGGTTCAATTCCCGTCGGGCCCGTTCTAATTTTATATTTAAATTTTCTTATCCGGAGGAAATATTGTGAGTAAAGATATTTTAAAGCATGAACTTGTTCCAAGTCATGCTGTTTTATCTAAATCAGAAATAGAAAAAATTTTTAAAGATCTAGATTTTGAAATAGAGCATCTTCCTAAAATTAAGATTAATGATCCTGTTGTTAAATCTATTGATGCTAAAAAAGGAGATATTTTAGAAATTACACGTGATAGTCCTACTGCTGGAACTTTTATTACTTATAGATTAGTTGACTAGTTACATTAGGTAGCTTTACCATTAGGCAGCTTTAATCACATTAGTTTAATATATTAAGCGCTGTAATCAAATAATTTGGATTAATATTAATTCATTATAACTTTTATAATAATTTTATAATATTATATTTTTATATATTATCAGAAAAATATAATATATAGCTAAATATATAATATATAACATATAATAATATAATGATAAAATTCTAATATATGATGAAAATTATAATAAATAGCTTTTATTATAAGATAATTTTTTTATTATAAAATAATTAATTCGGTTATTGTTGGTTAAGTACTGTTTAATGAAATTTAAGAATTGTTATTAGTAATTATTATATCTTATTAATTTGTATATATTTTCTATATATAAATTAATATTTTTTATAATTATATATTGATAATACATATAAATACGATAATACATATAAATACATTATGGTTATACATTTATGGGAATCTAATATATCATTTGGCAATATTTATTAAATTCTATGTTTTTTATTTTACTGAATTTGATATCGTAAATTGATATCTGAACTTGTGAATAATAGCTATTAAAGCTATTTTATATATGTGATATATGACTTGATAAATTACTAATCTGCTAAAAAATTTGAACTGAAAATATATTTAATTAGTCATATTCAAATATTTATAATATCATCTAATTAGCTGTATTATAATATTATAAAGTCTATTATTTGAATAAAATGGCTTTTTGAGTTTTGTTTTTTGTTTAATATATTATTCATGATTTATATTACTATGGTCACATAATTTATATTATTTCATAATTTACATTTAATAATTTACATTTATATAATTAATATTAATATAAGCATTATATAATATGAACATTATATAATTATTATATAATAATATCATATTAATATTGCATGATTTAATATAATCTTTCATATTAATATTGTATAATTTAATATATTCTAATATAATTTAATATAATTAATTATATTTTAATATATTCTAATATATTCTAATATAGCTTAATATATTCTAATATTAACTTAATATATTTAATAATAATACTTTAACATACTTTAATATAGACTTTATTTTGGAGGAAGTCCATGAAAAATAATACATGGGGATTGGTAGACGCATTTTTTGATAAATATGATTTGGTTGATCATCACATTAAATCATATAATGACTTTGTAAATAACCGTATACAAAATATTATTGATATAACTGAGCCTATTACTCTTGAACAAGGAGAATATATACTTAGGACTGGTAAAATTGAGATTCAAAAACCATTTACTAAAGAAGCTGATGGTTCTAAGAGTTTAATTTATCCTACTGAAGCAAGGCTTAGAAATTTAACTTATTCTGCACATATGTATTTAGAGATGGCATTGGATCATGGGGAAGAGGAAAATCCACTTGAAAAAGTTTATATTGGAGAACTTCCCTTAATGTTGAAATCTGATGTTTGTCATTTAAGTGGTCTTGA harbors:
- the thiE gene encoding thiamine phosphate synthase gives rise to the protein MDKLEYANKPNYSLYLVTDRNNKKDEEFLKIVEEGILGGVTIVQLREKDTPTGKFYDIALKLKNLTSRYNIPLIINDRIDIALAIDADGVHIGQSDMPANIARKLVGEDKILGVSAATISDALTAEKYGADYIGSGAIFPTDTKEAECIDINYLKEIINKVNIPVVAIGGLNENNINSLKETNIKGISVVSAIMNSIDPKKSATILKKEYDYL
- the thiM gene encoding hydroxyethylthiazole kinase, yielding MIKANSKIIKDIIQALENVKNNIPLTHCITNYVTINDCANAVLAIGGSPMMADDPEEVEEFVEIADTLVINIGKMSQSQIEAMIIGSKHGMETNTPVVLDPVAVGVTELRNNLVLKLINESKIGVIRGNMSEIKAIARLVELDEILSLNKAKSKGVDVSEDDEITKANLNDNGTIVKALAKKLNIIIIASGAIDIISNGTTTYACENGDPIMPKITGSGCMLTSIIGAFCGVNDPFIGGLAGTTIMGIAGEIAGQEVKKENSGTGTFRSKLVDYLYKIDEQTIEEKIRLYKLE
- a CDS encoding DNA-directed RNA polymerase subunit H, which gives rise to MSKDILKHELVPSHAVLSKSEIEKIFKDLDFEIEHLPKIKINDPVVKSIDAKKGDILEITRDSPTAGTFITYRLVD